The genomic interval CGCTCGCGGTTCTGCTCGAACCACGACTTGTCGTCGCGCGCGCGGACGGTCTCGAGAAAGCGGAGCGCGTCCTCTCGGAACCCGCGGAAACGTCCGGTCGCTCGACGTGTCATGCGTCGCTCCCCGTCGTCCGCCCGTCCGCGCTCACCGAAACGTCTGCTCCATGAGGCGGCGGCTCCGCTCCTCTCCCACCCGGTCCCCGCGGGCCGCGGCGAGCTCTGAGGCGGTGCGATAGAGAAGCCAGCGCTCCTCGGCCGGATAGGTGCGGATCGCGCGGTATTCTCCTTTTCTTTCGAGATAAACGATCTCGGGCGGGGTGTTCCTTTCCACCGCGCTCAGCACCGGCCTCAGGATCTCCTCGGCCGGGTCCGCGTCTCCGGTCGCGATCCACGTGTGGGCGAGGAGAATCGTCGCGAGGTCGTTGTACGGCGCGAACGCGAGGGCGTCGGCGAGGCGGCGCCGCGCCTCGACCCATTCCTCGCGGTAGATGGCGAGGAGTCCCGCCGCCGTTTCCGCGTCGGCGCTTCTCGGTTCGAGAAGACGGGCCTCCGCGATCTGCTTCTTTGCTTCCTCGAAACGCCCGTGTCGGACGAGAAAGCGCGCGTAGTCCGCCCGAAGCTCGGCGACGCCGCTCCGCTCGCGGATCGCGCGCACGAAGGAGGCGGTCGCCTCCGCCGTGTCCGAGCGGAGTCCTTGCGCCACGGCGATCCCCCAGAGCGCCTCCGGGTTGTCCTCCTGGTAGCGGAGGACCCAGCCATACGCCTCCTTCGCCTTCTCGAGATCCCCGCGGCCAAGGTACGCCTCGCCGAGCGCCTGCTCGATCAGGTAGCGCTGGCTCGACTCGACCTCCTCGCGCGCGCGGATCAGGACCGCGATCTGATCCGAGCGGGAGCCGTTCTTGTGAAACACGGCGCGCGCGTTCTCGATCCACGGCCCTGCCGCCGTCTTGTGGGTCTTGACCGCCTCCTCGGCCGTTCGAATCGCCCGGTCCGCGTTTCCGAGAAGAAGATGCGTGTAGGCGAGCAAGGAAAGAGCGCCCTCGTCGGCCGGAGAGCGGACGAGCGCCTTCTCGAGAAGAGCGAGCGCCTCGTCGGGTTTTCCGTTCTCGATCCGGTCGTGGGCGGCGACGACCTGCGCCGGGACCAAATATTTGCCGACTGAAGTATCCGCGACGAGCTTCTCGATGAGGAACTCGAGGTCGGGGTCGAGTTCGTGGAGACGCTCGCGCACGATCTCGCGCACGTCGTACGGATCGCTCCTCGGGCTCGAATAGGAGTTCATCCCCTCCGCGAAATACTCGAAGACGCTCGATCCCTGATAACGGGAGAGGAACCGCCGGTTCCCGCCGTGCTCCTTCTCCTTCGCCGCTCGGTAGGTCTCCTGGATGAGGCGCTTCTCGTCCGGCGTGAGAACGTAGTGCACTTGATGCGTGAGCTCGTGGAGAAGCGTGTTGTACTTCCGCTGAATCGAACGCTCGATATCCTCGATCCCGGTCACCGTGTGATAGCCGCCGCATCCGCGGACGTCGTCCCAGAGCCTCGAGTCGTACGAAATGCGAAGATCGCGGAGGAGTCCCTGGTGGGGTGTTTCCGAGAGGCGTTCGTAGAGCGGCTTGATGTAGACGGAGGCTCCGGCCTCGACGAAGACAGGGACGAAACGCGCCCACGGCTCGATGGAGAGCGCGACGCGCTTCTCGTGCCGTTCGGAGAGCGAGCGGTAGTTCGAGACGAAGTCCTCGATGCGCGGGATCTCCGGGAAGGGGGTTTCGGCGAACTCCCGCTCCGCCGCGGCCCGTTGGACGCTCGCGCGAAGACGCTTCCCTTCCATCGCCTTGGCAAAGCCGTTGTGCGCGCGGCCGTGCTCGGGGCATCGTTCGAGCGCCGCCCGGAAGTGCGCGAGGGCGGAGTCGTGATCTCCCTCCTCCCAACAGAGCGAGCCGAGGAGAATGTGCGGATCGACGAGAGCCGGCCGGCTCGATCGGATCGCGCGAAGATGGCTTCGCGCCTCTCCCCGCCTCCCGGCGGCGAGGAGTCCCCGGATCTCCGCGAGGAGCGGCCGCGTGAAATCGTCGGGGAACGCCCCGGGGAAGGCTTTCTCGAGCTCGGCATAGGTACGCTTCGAGAAGCCGTTCCCGAGCGAGTAGTGCGCCTCCTCGTTCCACGGATCCCACGCGAGGGTCTCCCTGGCGATGTCGATCCCCTCTCCGTTCTCTGCGAGCCGGAAGAGGAGCGAGGCGATCGTGTTCAGAATTCCCGGATCGGGCATCCCCGCGTCGAGCGCCTTCGAGGCGAGGTCCGCTGCCTCCTCGTAGGCGCCCTTCTTCTCCGCGATCCGCGCCAGACCGGTGAGCGCCCTCACTCCGTTCTCGGGATGCACGGCGAGGGCGAAGGCTTCCTCCAACGCCTTCTCCGCTTCGTCGACGCGGAGGAGCCGGAAGTTGATAAGAGCGCGGCCGAGAAGCCCCGCGACCGACTCCGGATCGCGCGCGAGACGGCGGGCGGTCAGCGTATCGATGCGGGCGAGGTTCTCCTGATGGTCGAGAAGCGAAAGTCGAAGACGAAAAGCTTCTTCCGAAGAGAGGTCGAGGCGCTCCGCCTGCGCGATCGCCTCCTCCGCCTCGGCGAAGGCGTAGCGGCGGAGACGGGCTTCCGCTCGAACGAGGAAGAGATCGCGGCGCTCGTCGCGAGTCGCGGGGCGGAGGGAGTCGAGAACCTGTTCCGCCTCTTCGATCCGGCCGATCGACACGAGGAGGCGCGCCTTCTCGAGAGGCTTCGTCTGCGGATCGTCGATCTCCTTCTCGATCAGACGGCGCGCCTCGACGATCCGGTGCAGGAACCGCGTCTTCGGGGCGAGGGCCGTGTCCGCGCCGGCCCCGCTCGAGGAGTCCGCGAGAAAGAGCTCCCTCCCGGAAGAGCGCGCAGAGTCGACCGCGCGGGCGCTCTCCGCGAGCGCGGGCGCGGAAAGGAGACAACCGACGAGAAACGCCGCCGACCAGTGGCGAAGCATTTGGAAGAAAACCCCCATCCGCGGGAGATCATCCTCGTCCTCCCGAGCGGAGGAGAGAATACGACAACGCCCGCGCCGGCTCAAGACCGGTTCCGGCTGGAGACCGAGCGGGGCACGGGCGCGGCGCCGAAATGAGCCTTCGCGACGGGCGCGCGCGCGGTATCCTGGGCGGGGGGAGCGGGCGAGCCGGTCGATCGAACCAAGGAAGGAGGCGCGGAATGAAGGTGATCGCGGACTTCAGCGTCACGCCGCTCGGGGTCGGGGTCTCGGTCTCGAAGTACGTCGCGGCATGCGAGAAGGTGCTCGAGGAAGCGGGGCTCCCGCACCGCCTGCACGCGTACGGCACGAACGTCGAGGGGGATTGGGAAGCGGTGTTCGCGGCGATCCGGCGCTGCCACGAGGTCGTTCACGCGATGGGGGCGCCGCGCGTCGGCACGGTGATCAAGGTCGGCACGCGCACCGACAAGGACCAGACGATGGAGGACAAGATCCGGAGCGTCGAGGCGAAGCGGAGAGGCGAAGTGTAGCGCGCGTCCCGGCATGGACATGCGTTGCCGGCAGAAAACAGCCATGATAATAACAGGCACTCTGGGGGGACCGGAACGGTCCCCTGGGGTTCGGGCGGGGGTCGTCTCCGGGCCGGGGGGGGCATGCGGTCTATCTTCTTTGCCCTTCTTCTCGCAGTTCTCTTCCGCGAGGGGGTTGCCGCGGACCTTTCCCCGCCGCGCAATCTCGAGGTCGTCGAAGGCGGCGAAGGGTGGGTTCGTCTTCGCTGGGGAGCGGTGACGGACGGCGCTCTCAAAGGTTATCGAATCAAGTATTCTCTCTCTCCGGGCGTCCATCCTTCCATGACCGACTGGAGCGGTTATCGGGCGGCGTTTTCGTTCACAACCGACGACGGATTCGACGACAACCTTGTCTGGATGAAGGTATTCGACCGGCACGATCGCGCCTTCACCGCCTTCGTGATTCCCGCACGGATCGGAACCGCCGGCTACCTCAGGCCGGAGGATCTCGTGACCTTGAACGCACACAGACATGAGGTCGGATCGCATACCTTCAACCATCCGGTCTTGATACGGAACACAGCGTTCACGATCCGATACGAAGGACTCTCAGGCGAGTGCACTCTCGAGATCGATTCGGACAGTCTGCGGACGACGCTCGGGAGCCTGGGGCCGGACCTGCGCATCTCTCTCCGTCATCCCTCGGTGCGGTATCTCGCGGATCTGGTCGATACGATCGACGCCCGCCCCGAGTATAGCTGTGTTCTCGACTATTATCCTTGCCGGCTGGAGTATTGCGAATCGAAGTACCTCCTTCCAGTTGCGGCCGTGGACATCGGGGCTGCCCCATTCCAGGTTCGGACCACGAAGGGGTGCGATTCGCTCACCTTGATCACGGAGCTTGTCTCTTCGAAGGACCATCTCGAAGCCGTGATCGCGGATTCGACTTACCGCTGCCGGTCCTTCGCGTACCCACGGCACGCGCACGATCAGCGCGAGATGAACGCAGTCATGGAAACGGGCTACCTCGGCGCGCGGAACGGAACACCCTTCGGAACGTATCCAGGCTACTGCCCGGTCTCCTACAGCACTCTCGATCGGGTCAGTCTCTATCAGACGCCGATGACGTGGGGTCAGCCGCCGAACGACTCTTCCGAGGCGTGGTCGCGGGAGAGGATCCGGCAACGAATCGCCGCGTGGAAACGGGATGGCGAGTGGGCGATCCTCTACGTGGCGCACACGCTGGCCGACTGGGACTCGGCCCATGTCGATTGGGTGCTCGATGAAATCGTCGCGGACGGCCAGGTGTGGGTCGCTCCTTTCGGCGAGGTCGCGGAGTACGTGCGCCGATTTCACGTGACCGTAGAGAACCCCGTGGAGGGGTGGAACGACTCGCTCACCGTATCGGCCCCGCTGCGCGGTCTTCCGATCGGGCCGTGGATCCATGCGGTCGTCGTCGCCTACGATACGGCGGGTGTGGAGAGCGGTTGGTCGAATGAGGTTGGGTTTCGGGCGGTGGTTCCTTCTGTCGACGTCGAGAGGGGGATACCCACGCCCTCTCCGTCCTTCTCTCTCGCGCCGGCTTGTCCGAATCCGACGAGTCTGGGCTCGGCGATCTCCTTCACGCTCCGCGAATCGGGACCTGCGGTTCTTCGGGTCCACGACGTGTCCGGTCGTCTGGTCGCGACGGTTCTCGACGGGCATCTCCTCCCCGGAACGCATGAGGTCATCTGGAGCGGAACCGATCATTCCGGCGGCCGAGCGGGGGCCGGGATCTATTTCTGCCGATTGGATACGCCCTGGGGAACGGAAGCACGGCGTAACGTGCTTCTTCGTTGACGACCGGAGCGTCGCGGGCGAGCGCGGGTGAAAGCCGCCGATCCCACCCGTGAAGGGCTTCTCCTCTCGGTTCGCCCCTGCTAGCATGATCGAATGAACCGAGATCGAACGAGCGTCGTCGAGATCCTGATCCGCTCTCTCGGGTTTGTCGCGGTCGGTTGGACGGCGGCGGGGCTCGCGAAGGCCGTCGTCGAGTCGGTCCGCCACGGCTACGCGGGGCACGGGCATCTCTACCTCGTTCTCTGGAGCGGGGCGAGCGAGTACCGTTCCCTGATCGTTCCGTTTCTTTGGGGAGGGGCGCTCGTCTTCGCGGTCGTTCTTCTTCTCCGCCGCCTACCCGAGAAGCGCCGCTCGACCGTCCTCGTTCTTCTCCTCCTCGCGGCGGCGGCCGGAGCTCTTCTCTATTTCGGCTACCGCCTGAACCGGTACGCGATGGCCGCCTTCTGGAAGGAGGTGCGGAACACGCGCTCCCTTCCGCCCGCGTCGAGGACCGCGCTCGTTCTGGCGGCGAACCTCGGGGTCGCGGTTCTCATCATCTTTCACGCGCTCCTCTTCCAGCGGGTTCTCGGCGCGCTTTCCGGGATCCGAGGGCGGAAGCTGCATTCAAAGTCCGGACCGTTGTCCGCGGCCGCGCTCCTCTTCGTTCTCCTTGTCCTCGGAGGCGAGGCGGCGCTCCGCCCGTCCGCGCACGGGCGCCCGAACATCCTTCTCATCGCGCTCGACACGACCCGGCAGGATCACCTCACGCCGGCCGGCTACCCGAGGGAAACCGCGCCGCGCATCGCGCGACTCGCGCGCGAGGGGACCCTCTTCGTCGAGACCGTTTCGCAGGCGCCGTGGACCCTCTCTTCGTTCGCATCGATGCTCACCGGGCTCTATCCCTCGACTCACGGCGCGTACATCGGCACGGAAGAGAGGCTTCTCCGCCGCGACCACGTTCCGTTCGTCGCGCCGAGGCACGCCACCCTCGCGGAGATCTTCAAAAACGCGGGCTACGCGACCGCGTGCGAAGCGGCCAACACGTATCTCCGCTTCGGGCTCGAGCAAGGCTACGATCATTGCCGCGTCGAGCTCCGGCCGGCGTCGGAGACGGCCGACGCGCTTCTCACGTGGCTCGAGGCGAACTTGGAGCGTCCGTTCTTCGCCTTCCTCCATTTCAACGACGCGCACATGCCGAACGTGCCCCCGTCCCCGTACGACCGGATCTTTCCGACATCGACCGGCCGCGCGCACACGAACGAGGAGAAGTGGGATTGGCAATATACGAAAGGTGAGAGCTTAAACGAACGAGCGTTCGAGGAGTTTCGCGAGCACAAGGTCGCGATCTACGACGGCTGCATCCGCTTCATGGACGCCGAGATCGGCCGCGTGCTCGCGTGGCTCGAAGCGCGGGGGCTCGCGGAGAACACACTCGTCGGCGTCGTCTCCGATCACGGAGAGGAGTTCTGGGATCACGCGGAGGCGCAAGCGGCCGCGTACCGGGATCCGCGCGGGCTCTACGGCGTCGGGCACGGGCACACGCTCTTCGAGGAGCAGCTCCGCCTCCTCTTTGTTCTGCGCGGTCCGGGCGTCCCCCCCGGGGAGATCGTATCGAGCCGCGTGCGCGCGATCGATCTTCCCCCGACGTTCCTCGATCTGGCGGGGTTCGAGCCGCCGGATAGGATCGAGGGGCGATCGCTCGTTCCTCTTCTCGAGGGGGCGGAGGAGGGCGACCGCCCGGCGTTCGCCGAGGCGATCATCTACGGTCCGGACCGAAGGGCGCTCGTTCGGGACGGCTACAAGTACGTCTGGTCCCCCGACGAGCCGCACTTCCTCTTCGACCTGGAGGCCGATCCGGGCGAGACGACAAACCTCATCGGATCGGAGCCGGAACGGGCGGAGAGCATGCGGAGCGAGATCGAGGCGTGGCTCGCGCGCCGAGAGGGGAAGAGGCCGGACGTTCGGGGAACGCTCGACGAGGAGACGCTGGAGGAGCTCAAGGCGCTCGGATACATCGAGTGACGAGCGGCGCGCGCGAGGTCCAGGGCTTCCCGCGGGGCGCTTCGCTCCCGGCTTGGATTCGACGGACGATCGGCGCTAGAATGTGCGCGGCGGATTTTCATTCCTTCAACTTACGTGGGGAGAGCTGCTCATGCCGGAGGATGTCTTCGTTCACGAGAAGGGGCTCTGCGAGTCGGATCGCGTCGGCAAGGGGACCCGGATCTGGGCCTTCGCGCACGTCATGAAGGGGGCGGTGGTCGGCGAGGGGTGCAACATCGGCGAGACGAGCTTCGTCGAATCGGGCGCCGTGATCGGCAACCACTGCACGATCAAGAACGGCGTGTCGGTTTGGGACAAGGTGACCCTCGAGGACTATGTCTTCATCGGTCCGAACGCGGTCCTGACGAACGATCTTCTCCCCCGGTGCAAGCACAAGAAGACGCCGGACGACTTCCTCCCCACGCTCATCAAAGAGGGCGCGTCGATCGGCGCGAACGCGACGATCGTGTGCGGGGTCGTCATCGGGCGGAACGCGATGGTCGGCGCGGGAGCGGTCGTGACCCGCGACGTTCCGGACCACGTGCTCGTCATCGGGAACCCGGCGCGCCAGCGCGGGTTCGTCTGCGACTGCGGCCGCAGGATGGAGCCGGGCATCCGGTGTTCGTGCGGGAGGTTGTACCGCGTGCGCGAGGGGCGCGTTCGGGAAGAGAAGTGACCGATCGCGCGGCCGCGCCGGTCGACCGAATTCCGGCTACATCCAATCGATCGATGAGCGAAGAACCGCTTCGCATGCGCGCCTGGATGGGATGCCGCTTCCTCCGATCGCATCTCGTCGGTTGGCTCGTCGCCGCGTGTTGCGCATCGCCGGCGGGTGCCTTCGACGGCGCGCGCGCCAAGGCGATCGTCGACACGATCGCCTCCGACGCCTTTCAAGGAAGAAAGAGCGGCCTCGCCGGCGGGCGGATGATCGAGGAGTTCGCCGCCGCGCGCTTCCTTGCGTGGGGCCTCGAGGGGGGCGGGACGGACGGCGGCTTCTTTCATGAGTTCCCGATGCTCGTCACCGAGGAGAGGAGCGCCGCCCTCGAGCTTCTCGACGGACCGTACGCGCCGCTCGCGTTCCAAGACGGCGATGATTTCGTTCTCGCGACGAACTCGGGGAGCGGAGAGCGCTTCGCGGAGGTCGTGCTCGCCGGATACGGCGTGTCGGACGCGAGACGCGGACGGCAGGACTACGGCGATCTCGACGCCGGCGGAAGGATTGTCGCGATCGTGCGCGAGGAGCCGGACCGCGCGTACGTTTGGGAGCCGGCGATCTCGCGCGACTCGACGCTCGAGGAGGCCGTTCGCCGCGGCGCCGCGGGGGTCCTTTGGCTTCGGGGAGAGCGCGCGATCGCGGGGGGAGCGGTGCACGAGGGCTCGTACCGCGCGGACATTCCCCTCGCCTCCATCGGGGAGCGCGTGCTCGGGCATCTTCTCGCGGGGACCGGCTACGACGTGAAGCGTTACCGATCGGATCTGGCGAAGGGGCCTCTCCCGCTCGCGACCGGAAAGCGGATCCGTCTCTCGGCCGACGTCCGACGCGTGGAGGGCGGTTCGGCGCGCAACGTCGTCGGGATCGTCCGCGGATCGGATCCGCTCCTTCGGGACGAGACGATCGTCGTGGGAGCGCACGGGGATCACCTCGGGATCGGCGCGCACGGGCTCGTTTACAACGGCGCGAACGACAACGCCTCCGGAACCGCCGTCGTGATGGAGCTCGCGCGCTCCTTCGCGGAAAGGGACCCGAGGCCGGCCCGCACGATCGTGTTCGTCGTCTTCGCCGCCGAGGAGCAGGGTCTTCTCGGATCGCGCGCGTTCGTCGCCGATCCCCCGATCGACCTCGGCGCGGTCGTCGCCATGATGAACCTGGACGTCGAGGGGCACGGAAACGGAAAGACCGGCATCGGCGGGGCCGCGTCGTTCCCCCGTTCGTTCGCGGCGTCGTCCGGTGGTTCGACGGGGGCGAGGCGGGGAGCGAGGCGTTTCTGGACGCGGTTGGGGATCTTCGCGCCCGCGCGGAAGAGGGCGACTCCCTCGCGGTCGTCTCCTCGATCCGCGAGATGCGCGGCGCCTCGAGGGGAGGCGCTCGCGCGGTCCTCGTCGGTCTCCGCGCGGAGAAGGGATCGATCCCGCGCGCGCGGCTCCCGCTCCTCGGCCCTCTCGGCGCCGGGCTCGTCTCGATCCCGTCGCGCGAGGATGCGGCCGGCCTGGAATCTTTGAAGAGTCAAGGGATCGACCTTCTGGTTCGGTGGGAGCCAGGGAGGCGGCCCGCGCTCCCCGCGGGCGCGCGCGCGTTTGTCCGGTTCTTTCCGGGGCGTGGGGAGGAGATCGCCGAACCGGATTCCTTTCCGCGCGGATCGGTCCTCTTTCTCGCGAGCCTCGAGGCGGGAGCGGGTCCTCGTCTCGTCGCCCGCGCGATTCGGCGCCTCGGTTGGGACCGCGTTCATCTCGATCTCGTCCCCTGGATCGCCGCTCGGAACGACGAGGAGGAGCTCGCGGTCTTCCTCGAGGAGCTCAGGGAGGCGGGCGGGTTCGAGCCGCGCACGATGCGCGCGCTTCTCGGGGAGAACCTCGCTCGTTGGTGAGCGGTCCGATTCCTCCGGCGCCCGCCGTTCTTCTTTCGCGGCGCGAATCTCTTGCTCGATGCTCGCCCTGCTGGTAGATTCCAGGTCCGTTTCGCTGGGGGGCGCCGAGCGATGAGAAATGTCTGCGTCTTCGCAGGATCGAGTGTTGCCGCGTCCAAAGCATGTCTCGACGCGGCGCGCGGGACCGGACGCGCGATCGCCGCGCGCGGCCTCGGGCTCGTCTACGGCGGGGGGGCGGCGGGGGTGATGGGCGCGCTTGCCGACGCGGCGCTCACCGGCGGGGCGCGCGTGACCGGCGTGATCCCGCGCTTCATGCTCGAGAAGGGGCTTGCGCATGCGGGCGTTCGGGATCTTCGCGCGGTTTGGTCGATGCCGGAACGGAAAGCGATGCTCCTCGAAATCTCCGATGCGTTCGTGGCGCTTCCGGGCGCCTTCGGCACGCTCGACGAGCTGTTCGAGGCGCTCACCGGCGCCCAGCTCGGGCTCCATCGGAAGCCGTGCGGCTTGTTGAACGTCGGCGGATACTACGACGGGCTTCTCGCGTTCCTCGACCGAGCCTGCGCGGAGCGCCTTCTCTCGAACGAGCATCGCGCTCTTCTCGCCGCGGCGAAGACGCCGGGGAGCCTTCTCGACCGGCTCGCTCGATTGACGGCGTCCTCGCCGGCGAGCCGTTCCTTGAGCGGATTGCCCGCGGCGCGGGAGGCCGCTTGCGGGGGGAGGCGGAGGAGATGATCCAAGACCGCGAGAGGACCTGGGAAGCGGCCGGAAGGGGCCGGAGGTGGCTCGCGCTCGTTCTCGCGACGCTCCTCTCCGGATATCTCTTCGCTCAGGAACCCGAGCCGGAGATGCCGCGCGCCGCCCTCGTCGAGGCGGAGATCGCGCGGATCGCGGAGGAGGTTCGGGGGGACGTCGGGGTCGCCGTGATTCACGTGGAGTCGAGGCGTCTCCTCGCGCACGCCGGGGACAAGCGCTTCCCGATGGCAAGCGTGTACAAGATCCCGATCGCCGTCGAGCTCCTCACGAGGGCCGATCGCGGGGAAGTTCATCTCGACTCGACCCTGGTCACTCTCAGGCCCGAGGACTCCCGGCCGGGGAGCGGCGACATCGCGTTTCTTCTTCATTCTCCTGGTGTGAAACTTTCGCTCCGCAATCTTCTTCGGCTTTCGCTCGTGGTGAGCGACAACACGGCTTCGGATCTCGTCCTCCGGGCGGCGGGAGGTCCGAAGGCGGTCACCAAGAGGATGCAGCAGCTCGGCATCGTCGACATGACGATCGATCGATCGACTCTCCAGCTCCTGCTCGCATGGGATGGACTTGAAGGCGCCCTCGCGGACAGCGCGTTCTCGTGGGAGGCCTACGAGGCGCTCGTCGCGGGGTTGACGATGGATGACAAAAGGCGGACCGCCGAAGCCGCGTCGCTCGACCCGCGGGATACCTGCACTCCGATCGCGATGGCGCGTCTCTTGGAGAAGATTTGGAAGGGAGACGCCGTCTCCCTCGAATCGCGGGAGCTGCTGCTCGCCACGATGGCGAAGAGCAACGGATCGAGAAGGCTCCGCGGCATGCTTCCTCCCGGTCTTCCGCCCGCTCCCCACAAGACCGGCACGATGTGGGGAGGGGGGCTCGCCACGGTGAACGACGCGGGGATCATCGAGCTTCCGGACGGCCTGGGTCACCTCGCGATCGCCGTCTTCATCAATCGAGCGGAGGGGGAAGTCCCCGCCCTCGAAACGGTCATCGCGCAGATCGCCCGTCTTCTCGTCGACTTCTTCATCCTCATGCCGGCGGAGTGAGGCTCGGTCTTCTCGATCGGGCCGCCGGCGGGGAGCGATCGGAGGAAGACAGCGGGTCGGTCCTCGTGTAATCTCTCCAGAACACCCCGCCCGCCGGCCGGACCCCTCGGGGAAGGGCCGCGCGGTCTCGACCCGACAAGACCGAAGGCGACGCACGACAGGGAGGCCCGATGACGACATCTCCGGAAGCGCCGAAGAAGACACGGACCTTCGGACGCACCTATTGGATGCTGAACACGATCGAGATGTTCGAAAGGCTCGCGTATTTCAGCATGCGCGCGGTCGTTCCCGTCTACATCATGCAGGCGGACGATCCCGGCGGTCTTCACTTCACCGCCGCGATGAAGGGAACGATCTACGCCTGGTGGTTCATCTTTCAATCGATTCTCCCGACCTTCACCGGAGGCTATGCGGACCGCTACGGCTACAAGAAGACCCTGTTCGTTTCGTTCACGCTGAACATCATCGGCTATCTGATGATGGCGAACCTCCGGAGCTATCCGGGATTCTTCGCGGGAGTGATCGTTCTCGCGAGCGGAACCGCGCTCTTCAAGCCGGCGCTGCAAGGCTCCCTCGCGCAGAACCTGACGAAGCTGAACTCGTCGGTCGGCTGGGGGATCTTCTACTGGGTCGTGAACATCGGCGCGGCGATTGGGCCGTTTCTCGCGACGGCCATCCTCGGCGATCCCCACACGCAGACTTCTTGGCGGAACCTCTTCACCGCTTCGGCGATCATCACGTCTCTGAACTACATCATGCTCTTCACGTTCCGCGACGTCCCCTCGGGCGCGGACAAGACGGAGAGCCCGATCCATGTCATGAGACGGACCCTTAAGAACATCGTCGAGCCGCGCCTCGTGGCGTGGCTTCTCATCATGTCGTGCTTCTGGCTCATGATGTACCAGCTCTGGGACCTGCACCCGAACTTCATCGAGGATTGGGTGGACAGCTCGCCGATCGCGCGCATTCTTCCTTTCGAGCAATGGAAGATGCACACGGCCCGCGGGGTCATGGTGCCGCAGCAGATCCTCCTCAACCTGAACGCTCTCTTCATCATCTTGTTCATGGTGCCCGTCTCGTGGATGGTGCGGCGCATGCGCGTCTTGGCGTGCATGGTGATCGGGATGGCGGTCGCGATGATCGGAATCCTGGTTGCCGGGTTCACGGCAAGCGGCTGGGTTCTCCTTCTCGGAATCGTCTTCTTCTCGACGGGCGAGATGATGACCGGCCCGAAGAAGAACGAGTATCTCGGCCTCATCGCG from Candidatus Eisenbacteria bacterium carries:
- a CDS encoding tetratricopeptide repeat protein, giving the protein MGVFFQMLRHWSAAFLVGCLLSAPALAESARAVDSARSSGRELFLADSSSGAGADTALAPKTRFLHRIVEARRLIEKEIDDPQTKPLEKARLLVSIGRIEEAEQVLDSLRPATRDERRDLFLVRAEARLRRYAFAEAEEAIAQAERLDLSSEEAFRLRLSLLDHQENLARIDTLTARRLARDPESVAGLLGRALINFRLLRVDEAEKALEEAFALAVHPENGVRALTGLARIAEKKGAYEEAADLASKALDAGMPDPGILNTIASLLFRLAENGEGIDIARETLAWDPWNEEAHYSLGNGFSKRTYAELEKAFPGAFPDDFTRPLLAEIRGLLAAGRRGEARSHLRAIRSSRPALVDPHILLGSLCWEEGDHDSALAHFRAALERCPEHGRAHNGFAKAMEGKRLRASVQRAAAEREFAETPFPEIPRIEDFVSNYRSLSERHEKRVALSIEPWARFVPVFVEAGASVYIKPLYERLSETPHQGLLRDLRISYDSRLWDDVRGCGGYHTVTGIEDIERSIQRKYNTLLHELTHQVHYVLTPDEKRLIQETYRAAKEKEHGGNRRFLSRYQGSSVFEYFAEGMNSYSSPRSDPYDVREIVRERLHELDPDLEFLIEKLVADTSVGKYLVPAQVVAAHDRIENGKPDEALALLEKALVRSPADEGALSLLAYTHLLLGNADRAIRTAEEAVKTHKTAAGPWIENARAVFHKNGSRSDQIAVLIRAREEVESSQRYLIEQALGEAYLGRGDLEKAKEAYGWVLRYQEDNPEALWGIAVAQGLRSDTAEATASFVRAIRERSGVAELRADYARFLVRHGRFEEAKKQIAEARLLEPRSADAETAAGLLAIYREEWVEARRRLADALAFAPYNDLATILLAHTWIATGDADPAEEILRPVLSAVERNTPPEIVYLERKGEYRAIRTYPAEERWLLYRTASELAAARGDRVGEERSRRLMEQTFR
- a CDS encoding MTH1187 family thiamine-binding protein, with the protein product MKVIADFSVTPLGVGVSVSKYVAACEKVLEEAGLPHRLHAYGTNVEGDWEAVFAAIRRCHEVVHAMGAPRVGTVIKVGTRTDKDQTMEDKIRSVEAKRRGEV
- a CDS encoding polysaccharide deacetylase family protein; the encoded protein is MRSIFFALLLAVLFREGVAADLSPPRNLEVVEGGEGWVRLRWGAVTDGALKGYRIKYSLSPGVHPSMTDWSGYRAAFSFTTDDGFDDNLVWMKVFDRHDRAFTAFVIPARIGTAGYLRPEDLVTLNAHRHEVGSHTFNHPVLIRNTAFTIRYEGLSGECTLEIDSDSLRTTLGSLGPDLRISLRHPSVRYLADLVDTIDARPEYSCVLDYYPCRLEYCESKYLLPVAAVDIGAAPFQVRTTKGCDSLTLITELVSSKDHLEAVIADSTYRCRSFAYPRHAHDQREMNAVMETGYLGARNGTPFGTYPGYCPVSYSTLDRVSLYQTPMTWGQPPNDSSEAWSRERIRQRIAAWKRDGEWAILYVAHTLADWDSAHVDWVLDEIVADGQVWVAPFGEVAEYVRRFHVTVENPVEGWNDSLTVSAPLRGLPIGPWIHAVVVAYDTAGVESGWSNEVGFRAVVPSVDVERGIPTPSPSFSLAPACPNPTSLGSAISFTLRESGPAVLRVHDVSGRLVATVLDGHLLPGTHEVIWSGTDHSGGRAGAGIYFCRLDTPWGTEARRNVLLR
- a CDS encoding sulfatase — protein: MNRDRTSVVEILIRSLGFVAVGWTAAGLAKAVVESVRHGYAGHGHLYLVLWSGASEYRSLIVPFLWGGALVFAVVLLLRRLPEKRRSTVLVLLLLAAAAGALLYFGYRLNRYAMAAFWKEVRNTRSLPPASRTALVLAANLGVAVLIIFHALLFQRVLGALSGIRGRKLHSKSGPLSAAALLFVLLVLGGEAALRPSAHGRPNILLIALDTTRQDHLTPAGYPRETAPRIARLAREGTLFVETVSQAPWTLSSFASMLTGLYPSTHGAYIGTEERLLRRDHVPFVAPRHATLAEIFKNAGYATACEAANTYLRFGLEQGYDHCRVELRPASETADALLTWLEANLERPFFAFLHFNDAHMPNVPPSPYDRIFPTSTGRAHTNEEKWDWQYTKGESLNERAFEEFREHKVAIYDGCIRFMDAEIGRVLAWLEARGLAENTLVGVVSDHGEEFWDHAEAQAAAYRDPRGLYGVGHGHTLFEEQLRLLFVLRGPGVPPGEIVSSRVRAIDLPPTFLDLAGFEPPDRIEGRSLVPLLEGAEEGDRPAFAEAIIYGPDRRALVRDGYKYVWSPDEPHFLFDLEADPGETTNLIGSEPERAESMRSEIEAWLARREGKRPDVRGTLDEETLEELKALGYIE
- a CDS encoding N-acetyltransferase translates to MPEDVFVHEKGLCESDRVGKGTRIWAFAHVMKGAVVGEGCNIGETSFVESGAVIGNHCTIKNGVSVWDKVTLEDYVFIGPNAVLTNDLLPRCKHKKTPDDFLPTLIKEGASIGANATIVCGVVIGRNAMVGAGAVVTRDVPDHVLVIGNPARQRGFVCDCGRRMEPGIRCSCGRLYRVREGRVREEK